A window of the Herpetosiphon gulosus genome harbors these coding sequences:
- a CDS encoding serine/threonine-protein kinase: protein MALIKRGGTSRLTPIDGPDAGSSSGQADDATRTFSPQPTSDDSTRGLDATRTIAPADADSTRGLVAAGNDSTRSIAPPVNPDATRGINQNPDATRGINQNPDATRSVSNRVGSILRNQGVSRVGTEDIRNRAPNPDATRLQQPAAKAADQPSAQSSSPALKVGTVLEGRYVVEGVLGIGGMSVVYKGRDTRFKDVTRFCAIKEMFQSSLDSQTRFLSLKNFEREAGLLATLNHPAIPKVYDFFEEAGRAYLVMELIEGHDLETVLEKANGPLEEQQVGRWAIQICDVLNYLHGHEPEPIIFRDLKPSNMIVTPTDRIVLIDFGIARVFTRTDKKGTMIGTEGYSPPEQYRGIAEARGDVYALGATLHHLLTNVDPRLETPFTFGDRPIRQLNPTVSPEVEAIVMKSLEYDMANRWGSAAEFQSVLLSVPGFAPAGVAVAAPATPAFGAAIRRGGKNAEVLWKFRCEDEVRSSPFVRNGTLYIGCYDTNLYAIDTKRGEFRWKKPTEGGISSTPTVWDDMVIVGSDDGNVYAFDTRAGTQRWVFRTEKPVRSSPRVQDRLVYFGSDDYHLYAVDATNGRQIWRYRGWQWIRSSPCLTSNMVIFGSGDGSIVALDLFKGGIRWKQKLQGGIVSSAAANDKMVLVGSMDNNLHALDLEGGWPIWKFRTSHYVNSSPIIIGNRAFVGGIDGNIYAVDLKNGKQVWQYNTGAQIVSSPVADSGRIYIGAADGTVYCLDAGSGTPVWTHTCEGPIVSTPAVVEGVVYIGSMDHQVYALRA from the coding sequence ATGGCGTTAATCAAACGAGGTGGGACATCGCGTTTAACCCCAATCGATGGGCCAGATGCTGGCTCGTCAAGCGGGCAGGCCGATGATGCAACACGTACTTTCTCTCCACAACCAACCAGCGATGACTCGACTCGCGGCTTAGATGCAACCCGCACGATTGCTCCAGCCGATGCCGATTCGACTCGTGGCTTAGTCGCTGCGGGCAATGATTCAACTCGAAGCATCGCTCCGCCGGTCAATCCTGATGCCACTCGTGGGATCAACCAAAACCCCGATGCCACCCGTGGAATCAATCAAAATCCTGATGCCACTCGCAGCGTTAGCAATCGAGTTGGCTCAATTTTACGCAATCAAGGGGTTTCGCGGGTTGGCACTGAGGATATTCGTAATCGTGCGCCTAACCCCGATGCAACCCGCTTGCAACAACCAGCCGCCAAAGCAGCCGATCAACCCAGCGCCCAATCTAGTTCACCAGCGCTTAAAGTTGGCACGGTGCTTGAAGGGCGTTACGTGGTTGAAGGCGTTTTGGGCATCGGCGGGATGAGCGTGGTCTATAAGGGTCGCGACACCCGCTTTAAAGATGTGACCCGTTTTTGTGCGATCAAAGAGATGTTCCAAAGCTCGCTCGACTCGCAAACGCGTTTCTTGAGCTTGAAGAACTTCGAACGCGAAGCCGGTTTATTGGCCACCCTCAATCATCCAGCCATTCCCAAAGTCTACGACTTCTTCGAGGAAGCAGGCCGCGCCTATCTGGTGATGGAATTAATCGAAGGCCACGACCTTGAAACCGTGCTCGAAAAAGCCAACGGCCCCTTGGAAGAGCAACAAGTTGGGCGTTGGGCGATTCAAATCTGCGATGTGCTGAATTATCTGCATGGCCACGAACCTGAGCCAATTATCTTCCGCGACTTAAAACCATCGAACATGATTGTGACTCCAACTGATCGGATTGTGCTGATCGACTTCGGGATTGCGCGGGTCTTTACCCGCACCGATAAAAAAGGCACGATGATTGGCACGGAAGGCTACTCACCGCCAGAACAATATCGCGGGATTGCCGAAGCGCGTGGCGATGTTTACGCGTTGGGCGCAACCCTGCACCATTTGCTAACCAACGTTGACCCACGCTTGGAAACCCCGTTTACCTTCGGCGATCGCCCGATTCGCCAATTGAACCCAACCGTTTCGCCAGAAGTTGAAGCGATTGTGATGAAATCGCTGGAATACGATATGGCTAATCGCTGGGGTTCGGCGGCTGAATTCCAATCGGTGTTATTGAGTGTGCCAGGCTTTGCACCTGCTGGGGTTGCAGTGGCCGCCCCAGCAACTCCCGCCTTTGGGGCGGCGATTCGCCGTGGCGGTAAAAATGCCGAGGTGCTTTGGAAGTTTCGCTGCGAAGATGAAGTGCGTTCATCGCCATTTGTGCGCAACGGCACACTCTATATTGGTTGCTACGATACCAACCTGTATGCAATTGATACCAAGCGCGGCGAATTTCGCTGGAAAAAGCCAACCGAGGGTGGTATCTCATCAACTCCCACGGTTTGGGATGATATGGTGATTGTTGGCTCGGATGATGGCAATGTCTATGCCTTCGATACCCGCGCTGGCACTCAACGCTGGGTCTTTCGCACCGAAAAACCAGTGCGCTCCTCGCCGCGGGTGCAAGATCGTTTGGTCTATTTTGGCTCCGACGATTACCACTTGTACGCGGTTGATGCCACCAATGGCCGCCAAATTTGGCGCTATCGTGGCTGGCAATGGATTCGCTCATCGCCCTGTTTGACCAGTAATATGGTGATTTTTGGCTCTGGCGATGGCAGCATTGTGGCGCTTGATCTGTTCAAGGGCGGTATTCGTTGGAAGCAAAAACTCCAAGGTGGGATTGTTTCGAGCGCTGCAGCCAATGATAAGATGGTGCTCGTCGGCTCTATGGATAATAATCTGCATGCGCTTGACCTTGAAGGCGGTTGGCCGATCTGGAAATTCCGCACCAGTCACTACGTCAATTCATCGCCAATCATCATCGGCAATCGGGCCTTTGTGGGCGGGATTGACGGCAATATTTATGCGGTCGATCTTAAAAATGGCAAACAAGTTTGGCAATATAATACTGGAGCACAAATCGTTTCATCGCCAGTTGCCGATTCAGGCCGAATCTACATTGGGGCGGCTGATGGCACGGTCTATTGTCTCGATGCTGGCTCGGGCACACCCGTTTGGACCCACACCTGCGAAGGCCCAATCGTTTCTACTCCAGCGGTTGTCGAAGGGGTTGTCTATATTGGGTCGATGGATCACCAGGTCTATGCCTTACGTGCTTAG
- a CDS encoding peptidoglycan DD-metalloendopeptidase family protein: protein MTEKRTPRRRVQRAQTQNNAEVILLPAPNHTTTAFRQKSDTGRIESLNRGGRSAQRRRKQEQRAASIARSSLAQIAGTPTRAPQAISEPKQPRRSFKAAAQSVRQRLQLQRRLVAHSVILLAACVVAWGRGFPLNPVSDTTANQAIPEALAAAQLVDEVEAGNFQRVVIPISATQPQSVGGGEHEVVVDVGPALIKPAPERGPAFVATHLVANEETIADIAAKYTITPESLIAANNLTGPVAIGETLRIPRVSGVPHTVSEGETITDIAERYSVGADVIMTFPPNGLDQGQALIAGREIFVPGASLAGVQNVSVRGAIDSINQKSQAAAIVLADRTNLREGPGTAYEKIVKVNAGERLQLIAKHEVWVKIRQSDGEVAWVAREVVSIPEEVWSALEETDNFPPPPPPPPVWVWPTYGDLTSGFGYRNFSVGRFHNGIDIANRKGTPISAARRGTVIEAGWCSGYGYCVKISHGSGMVTEYGHMMSNPVVSEGQEVEAGQLIGYMGSTYDRAGGGYSTGVHLHFTIKVDGTAVNPLKYLP from the coding sequence ATGACAGAGAAGCGAACTCCGCGGCGACGTGTTCAACGGGCACAAACGCAAAACAACGCCGAAGTTATTTTGCTACCAGCTCCTAACCACACCACTACCGCATTTCGCCAAAAATCTGATACTGGCCGGATTGAGTCACTCAATCGTGGTGGCCGCTCTGCCCAACGACGGCGCAAGCAAGAACAACGCGCGGCCTCAATTGCGCGATCTTCGCTGGCGCAAATCGCTGGCACACCTACTCGTGCCCCACAAGCAATTTCTGAGCCAAAACAACCACGGCGCTCATTCAAGGCCGCCGCTCAATCGGTGCGTCAGCGCTTGCAGCTTCAACGCCGTTTGGTTGCACATAGCGTGATCCTGTTGGCTGCCTGTGTGGTGGCGTGGGGTCGCGGTTTTCCACTTAATCCAGTTTCTGATACTACCGCCAATCAAGCAATACCCGAGGCTTTAGCAGCCGCCCAATTGGTCGATGAAGTTGAAGCAGGCAATTTCCAACGGGTTGTAATCCCAATTTCAGCTACTCAGCCGCAAAGTGTTGGCGGCGGTGAGCATGAAGTTGTGGTCGATGTTGGCCCAGCCTTAATCAAACCAGCACCTGAACGTGGCCCAGCCTTTGTTGCAACCCACTTGGTTGCCAACGAAGAAACGATCGCGGATATTGCTGCCAAATATACAATTACCCCAGAATCGTTGATTGCAGCCAATAATTTGACTGGCCCGGTCGCGATCGGCGAAACCCTGCGAATTCCACGGGTTTCGGGGGTTCCGCACACCGTCAGCGAAGGCGAAACAATCACCGATATCGCCGAACGCTACAGTGTTGGCGCTGATGTGATTATGACCTTCCCACCCAATGGCTTAGATCAGGGCCAAGCCTTGATTGCTGGACGCGAAATTTTCGTGCCTGGAGCATCGTTGGCGGGAGTTCAAAATGTTTCAGTACGCGGCGCAATCGATTCAATCAATCAAAAATCACAAGCTGCAGCAATTGTGCTAGCTGATCGCACCAATTTGCGCGAAGGCCCAGGCACGGCCTATGAGAAAATCGTCAAGGTTAATGCTGGCGAACGCTTACAATTAATCGCCAAGCATGAAGTTTGGGTCAAAATTCGCCAAAGCGATGGTGAAGTGGCCTGGGTTGCCCGCGAAGTTGTGAGCATTCCTGAGGAAGTTTGGTCGGCCTTGGAAGAGACCGATAACTTTCCGCCGCCGCCGCCACCACCACCAGTTTGGGTTTGGCCAACCTATGGCGATTTAACCTCAGGTTTTGGCTATCGCAACTTTAGCGTTGGACGCTTCCATAACGGCATCGACATTGCCAATCGCAAGGGCACGCCAATTTCAGCTGCCCGCCGTGGCACGGTCATCGAGGCTGGTTGGTGTAGCGGCTATGGTTATTGTGTCAAAATCAGCCATGGCTCCGGCATGGTCACCGAATACGGCCATATGATGTCGAATCCAGTGGTTTCCGAAGGCCAAGAGGTTGAGGCAGGCCAGTTGATCGGCTATATGGGCAGCACCTATGATCGGGCTGGCGGTGGCTACTCAACTGGGGTTCACTTGCACTTCACCATCAAGGTCGATGGCACGGCGGTCAATCCGCTCAAATATTTACCATAA
- a CDS encoding FtsW/RodA/SpoVE family cell cycle protein: protein MSTSIRARSWREFNPIMVVAVLLLLAISLPMVYTTTVGAAGTLVFGLGSSFAKHVVWIILGISLMFSLALLDYQLLRSLAIILYIAALGLLGMVVALGQVKYGAQSWIGSSQLSFQPTEPAKLMVIIALAAFWSKHGDEPSPWKSVFISLVILAVPLGLVMLQPDFGSGMVMIGIWLVMSLVANTRWVQYGLLTLLGAPVVVLAWLNFSVYQRERLTVFLTPERCETDLEFRMRACWQIIQSRLAIGNGGLGGMGLLRGVQSQLNYLPVQESDFIFAVTAEELGFIGAAVVIVLQLIVIWQIWRVVERARDPFGRLIAAGIAGLLLVHCLENIGMNLIMMPMTGIPLPFVSYGGSFTLTVLMGIGVVLSVSIRSKRWSFN from the coding sequence ATGTCCACTAGCATTCGCGCTCGTTCCTGGCGCGAGTTCAATCCAATTATGGTTGTAGCTGTGTTGCTGTTGCTAGCAATTAGCTTACCAATGGTCTATACCACCACAGTTGGAGCCGCCGGAACCTTGGTGTTTGGACTGGGTTCTTCGTTTGCTAAACATGTTGTCTGGATTATCTTGGGCATTAGTTTGATGTTTAGTTTGGCCCTGTTAGATTATCAATTGCTGCGCTCGTTGGCAATTATTTTATATATCGCTGCGCTTGGGCTTTTGGGCATGGTGGTGGCCCTAGGCCAAGTTAAATATGGTGCTCAAAGCTGGATCGGCTCAAGCCAACTTTCGTTTCAGCCAACCGAGCCAGCCAAACTTATGGTAATCATCGCGCTTGCCGCATTTTGGAGCAAACACGGCGATGAGCCTAGCCCATGGAAATCGGTCTTTATTTCGTTGGTGATTTTGGCTGTACCACTGGGTTTAGTCATGCTTCAGCCCGACTTTGGCTCAGGCATGGTAATGATCGGCATTTGGCTGGTGATGTCGTTGGTCGCCAATACCCGTTGGGTGCAATATGGCCTATTGACCTTGCTTGGTGCGCCAGTGGTAGTGCTCGCATGGCTCAATTTTAGCGTGTATCAGCGCGAACGCTTGACCGTCTTTTTAACTCCCGAGCGTTGCGAAACCGATTTAGAATTTCGCATGCGGGCCTGTTGGCAAATTATTCAGTCACGTTTGGCAATTGGCAACGGTGGCCTTGGCGGTATGGGCTTGTTACGCGGAGTGCAAAGCCAATTAAACTATTTGCCAGTGCAAGAGAGCGACTTTATTTTCGCGGTAACGGCGGAAGAGCTGGGTTTTATTGGTGCGGCAGTCGTGATAGTGCTGCAATTAATCGTCATCTGGCAAATTTGGCGAGTGGTTGAGCGAGCACGCGACCCCTTTGGGCGTTTGATAGCGGCTGGGATTGCTGGCCTGCTGTTGGTGCATTGTCTCGAAAATATTGGCATGAATTTGATTATGATGCCTATGACCGGGATTCCTTTGCCATTTGTGAGTTATGGGGGCTCGTTTACCCTAACGGTTTTGATGGGCATTGGCGTGGTGCTGAGCGTCTCGATTCGTAGCAAACGTTGGTCATTTAATTAA
- a CDS encoding GNAT family N-acetyltransferase yields the protein MELSIRRYQPHDAAIVWELHNLGLHMMGAHLGNGARDADVLAVEQHYLATGGEFLVGELARQVVVIGGLLPTGVGEAEVKRMRVHPDYWRHGLGEQMLLALEQRGRELGLKRLHLDTSVPQLPAQKLYVKHGYQEIGRGLIGTLEIIYYEKRLE from the coding sequence ATGGAACTATCCATCCGTCGTTATCAGCCACACGATGCCGCGATTGTCTGGGAATTGCACAACCTTGGCTTGCACATGATGGGAGCACATCTTGGCAATGGAGCACGCGATGCTGATGTTCTAGCAGTTGAGCAGCATTATTTGGCAACTGGTGGCGAATTTTTGGTTGGTGAATTGGCTAGGCAGGTGGTAGTAATTGGTGGTTTGTTGCCGACTGGGGTGGGCGAGGCCGAGGTCAAGCGCATGCGAGTGCATCCCGATTATTGGCGGCACGGTTTAGGCGAACAGATGTTGTTGGCGCTTGAGCAACGTGGGCGTGAATTGGGCTTGAAGCGGCTTCATTTAGATACCTCAGTGCCGCAACTACCCGCCCAAAAACTTTATGTCAAACATGGCTATCAGGAAATTGGCCGAGGCCTGATTGGCACACTGGAAATTATCTATTACGAAAAACGGCTTGAATAA
- a CDS encoding response regulator transcription factor produces MQASAEGPRRRGDSVAKTNIVLVHAHTIYREGLRYHFGQVPRYKIIGEASNGQQAIRLVDYSNPDIIVMDVDLPGVNGIEVARTVKLNHPNIGVILLSDINDQEGIVKSLRAGVAAYLSRTIDWDDLINSVDMVRSGNYPINDLVLNTPAVAAAVMDSFRQLTMDTHTEHVYSPMSPREIEVLELVAAGQTNKEIAARLEISNQTVKNHISSILRKLAVNDRTQAVVFALQRGWIKIVQNDNTFSGM; encoded by the coding sequence ATGCAAGCATCTGCGGAAGGCCCGCGCCGACGTGGCGATTCGGTCGCCAAAACCAATATTGTCTTGGTTCATGCCCATACCATTTATCGTGAAGGCTTACGTTATCACTTCGGCCAAGTACCACGCTATAAAATTATTGGCGAGGCCAGCAACGGCCAGCAAGCAATTCGTTTGGTCGATTATAGCAACCCCGATATTATTGTGATGGATGTTGATTTACCTGGGGTCAATGGAATTGAAGTCGCCCGCACGGTCAAATTAAATCACCCCAATATCGGCGTGATTTTGCTCAGCGATATCAATGATCAAGAAGGTATTGTAAAATCACTGCGAGCAGGCGTTGCCGCCTATCTTTCGCGCACAATTGATTGGGATGATCTGATCAATTCGGTCGATATGGTGCGCTCAGGCAATTATCCAATCAATGATTTGGTACTGAATACCCCAGCGGTCGCTGCTGCTGTGATGGATTCGTTTCGCCAATTGACCATGGATACCCATACCGAGCATGTCTACTCGCCAATGTCACCGCGTGAAATTGAAGTCTTAGAATTAGTAGCGGCGGGGCAAACTAATAAAGAAATTGCCGCCCGCCTCGAGATTAGCAATCAAACCGTTAAAAATCATATTTCATCAATTTTGCGCAAATTGGCGGTCAACGATCGCACCCAAGCTGTGGTATTTGCATTACAGCGCGGCTGGATTAAAATTGTGCAAAACGATAATACGTTTTCTGGGATGTAA
- the corA gene encoding magnesium/cobalt transporter CorA codes for MFQALYSLPDQPLRKIKTVEEIRELHASGEGMLWVNLYACQQTEYDTFLREIFHFHPLAIEDTLSTGYQPPKVDDFGDHLFIVVHAIAVGEDVSRLSTDELNCFLGRNFVVTTSHVRLAALDTIWDRAVRDGRILERGADFLAHAVLDAIVDEFLPYLDRIDEEVDFLEDSIIQDPKPSALRRILELKHSILALRRVVSPQREVMQRLSRGEFDLISRNCEIYFRDIYDHLVRITDLSEGVRDVVGSTLDTYLSVSSNKMNEIMKALTIVSTIFLPLTLVTSLYGMNFDLMPELHWRYGYLMVWAIMLAIIIGMLWFFRRRRWL; via the coding sequence ATGTTTCAAGCACTATATAGCTTGCCCGACCAACCATTACGCAAAATCAAGACCGTTGAAGAAATTCGCGAACTGCATGCCAGCGGCGAGGGCATGCTGTGGGTCAATTTATATGCTTGTCAGCAAACCGAATATGATACCTTTTTGCGCGAGATATTTCATTTTCACCCGTTAGCAATCGAAGATACGCTGAGCACCGGCTACCAACCACCCAAAGTTGATGATTTCGGCGATCATCTGTTCATCGTTGTGCATGCGATTGCGGTGGGCGAGGATGTTTCGCGCTTGAGCACCGATGAACTGAATTGCTTTTTAGGCCGCAATTTTGTCGTAACTACCTCACATGTACGCTTGGCTGCGCTCGATACAATTTGGGATCGGGCGGTGCGCGATGGCCGAATTTTGGAGCGCGGAGCTGATTTTTTGGCCCATGCAGTGCTCGATGCAATTGTTGATGAATTTCTGCCTTACCTTGATCGGATTGATGAAGAGGTGGATTTTCTCGAAGATAGCATCATTCAAGACCCCAAACCCAGCGCCTTGCGCCGCATTTTGGAGCTAAAGCACAGCATTTTAGCCTTACGTCGGGTGGTATCGCCGCAACGCGAAGTGATGCAGCGGCTCTCACGCGGCGAGTTCGACCTGATTTCGCGCAATTGTGAAATTTACTTCCGTGATATTTACGACCATTTGGTGCGAATAACCGACCTCAGCGAAGGAGTGCGCGATGTGGTTGGCAGCACCTTGGATACCTACCTCTCGGTTTCCTCAAACAAAATGAATGAAATTATGAAGGCACTAACGATCGTCAGCACGATTTTTCTGCCACTAACCCTCGTTACCTCGCTGTATGGCATGAATTTTGATCTCATGCCCGAACTACACTGGCGCTACGGCTATCTGATGGTTTGGGCGATTATGCTCGCAATCATTATTGGGATGCTCTGGTTTTTTCGGCGGCGACGCTGGCTCTGA
- a CDS encoding metal ABC transporter permease, protein MSSTFAIILTGILVAAACASLGCFLILRRMAMLADAISHAILPGLVAGYFIAQGPSLLAGFFGAALAGLITVGLVELLKNTQRVGGESAIGIVFPAMFALGTFLVSKYYADVHLDADAVLYGNIEFVGFDHWYLGETDLGPQSLWIMGGLCLINLIFISVFYKELKLATFDAGLAATLGFSPILIHYGLMAVVSITTVGAFTAVGAILVVALMIVPAATAYLLTDRLPWMIGLAIAAGAIAAVAGFGLAFMLNGSVAGAIATITGVEFGLALLFSPKQGLVARARRLARQRIQFAADTLLVHLLQHEGSPEAAHESTIGHLQSELKWNNKFAQRVLDLAQRRSLVRCQGQQLELTTSGRERSQQVLQLGRV, encoded by the coding sequence ATGAGTAGCACGTTTGCAATTATTCTGACTGGAATTTTGGTGGCGGCTGCCTGTGCCTCACTTGGCTGTTTCCTGATTTTGCGGCGCATGGCGATGTTGGCCGATGCAATTAGCCATGCGATTTTGCCAGGCTTAGTAGCGGGCTATTTCATTGCTCAAGGCCCAAGTTTATTGGCAGGCTTTTTTGGGGCAGCCTTGGCAGGCTTGATTACCGTGGGCTTGGTTGAGCTACTCAAAAATACCCAACGTGTCGGCGGCGAATCAGCAATTGGAATTGTGTTTCCAGCCATGTTTGCCTTAGGAACCTTCCTCGTCTCGAAATATTATGCCGATGTGCACCTTGATGCCGATGCAGTGCTCTATGGCAACATCGAGTTTGTCGGCTTTGACCATTGGTATCTTGGCGAAACCGATTTGGGTCCACAATCGCTGTGGATCATGGGCGGTTTATGTTTGATCAATCTAATTTTTATCAGTGTTTTTTACAAAGAACTTAAATTGGCAACCTTTGATGCTGGCTTAGCGGCGACGCTTGGCTTCTCGCCAATTTTAATTCACTACGGCCTGATGGCGGTGGTTTCAATTACCACGGTTGGCGCATTTACGGCGGTTGGGGCGATTTTGGTGGTGGCCTTGATGATTGTGCCTGCGGCCACAGCCTATTTGCTGACCGACCGCCTGCCATGGATGATTGGCTTGGCGATTGCGGCTGGGGCGATTGCCGCAGTTGCAGGCTTTGGCTTAGCGTTTATGCTGAATGGCTCGGTTGCAGGCGCAATTGCCACAATTACCGGAGTTGAATTTGGCTTGGCCTTGTTGTTCAGCCCCAAACAGGGATTGGTTGCCCGAGCACGACGCTTGGCTCGCCAACGGATTCAATTTGCTGCCGATACGCTCCTGGTGCACTTGTTGCAACACGAAGGCAGTCCCGAGGCCGCCCATGAAAGTACGATTGGCCATTTGCAAAGCGAATTGAAATGGAATAATAAGTTTGCGCAACGAGTGCTTGATCTGGCCCAGCGGCGGAGTTTGGTGCGCTGCCAAGGCCAACAACTTGAACTGACGACCAGTGGGCGTGAACGGAGTCAGCAAGTCTTGCAATTAGGTCGTGTCTAG
- a CDS encoding NAD(P)/FAD-dependent oxidoreductase has translation MAQFDAIVVGGGHNGLTCACYLQKAGIKTLVIERRAIVGGAVCTETMFGGYKMDVGSSAHIMIHLTPVVRDLELHKFGLEYIDMDPFAWYPLPDGSGAIEFWRDLDKTCASIEKISPKDAHAYRQFVALWGPLNEGVFDVFLKAPSPANLGRQMLTGQFKGEKGTHPLDILRRLFTSYGHLINETFESEAMRAAMGWLAAQSGPPPHEIGTGDFAGWHAMLHESGAKHPRGGSGMLTQAMAARFKSDGGTLLLDAPVERIVVQNGVVQGVQLTSGETYTAPTVISNAHVQTTLLKLVEPEQLPNGLAERVGRIRVGNGFGMAVRCAADELPDYLAAPSGGRPHPSHHGLQLLCPSIDYLNRAVSDYDRGVPATDPAVIAMTFSAIDPDVAPKGKHTLFLWGQYHPYELSNGEDWDSIAEREADKLLEVVYRYAPNMRGKISNRYVQTPLTLERTFGMLRGNVMHVEMSFDQMFAFRPLPELSEYRVTGIKGLYLTGASTHPGGGVFAASGYNTAQTVLKDRQPSRQWVGWTLGAAAALGVVAWAKKK, from the coding sequence ATGGCGCAATTTGATGCGATTGTGGTTGGCGGTGGGCATAATGGCTTGACCTGTGCCTGCTATTTGCAAAAGGCCGGAATCAAAACCTTAGTGATCGAACGACGAGCGATCGTCGGCGGCGCGGTTTGCACCGAAACCATGTTTGGTGGCTATAAAATGGATGTTGGCTCCTCAGCCCACATTATGATTCACCTGACCCCAGTGGTGCGCGACCTCGAACTGCATAAATTTGGGCTTGAATATATTGATATGGACCCATTTGCTTGGTATCCATTGCCTGATGGATCGGGCGCGATTGAATTTTGGCGTGATTTAGACAAGACGTGTGCTTCGATTGAGAAAATTTCGCCCAAAGATGCCCATGCTTATCGCCAATTTGTGGCGTTGTGGGGGCCGCTCAACGAAGGGGTTTTCGATGTATTTCTTAAAGCACCATCACCTGCCAACTTAGGCCGTCAAATGCTAACTGGCCAATTCAAAGGCGAAAAAGGCACGCATCCGCTGGATATTTTGCGGCGCTTGTTTACCTCGTATGGTCATTTAATCAACGAAACTTTTGAGAGCGAGGCCATGCGGGCGGCGATGGGCTGGCTAGCAGCGCAATCTGGGCCACCACCACACGAAATTGGTACTGGCGATTTTGCGGGCTGGCACGCGATGCTGCATGAAAGTGGCGCGAAACATCCACGCGGTGGTTCGGGCATGTTGACCCAAGCCATGGCTGCTCGCTTCAAAAGTGACGGCGGCACGCTGCTACTCGATGCCCCAGTTGAACGAATTGTAGTTCAAAACGGTGTAGTGCAAGGTGTGCAATTAACCTCGGGCGAGACCTACACCGCACCAACGGTTATTTCAAATGCCCATGTGCAAACCACCTTATTAAAACTGGTCGAGCCTGAGCAACTACCAAATGGCCTAGCCGAACGAGTTGGCCGCATTCGGGTTGGCAATGGCTTTGGCATGGCGGTGCGCTGTGCTGCTGATGAATTGCCCGATTATCTGGCTGCGCCTTCTGGTGGCCGCCCACATCCTTCGCATCATGGCTTGCAATTGCTTTGCCCTTCGATCGATTACCTGAATCGCGCGGTTAGCGATTATGATCGCGGCGTACCAGCAACTGATCCAGCGGTAATTGCCATGACATTTAGCGCGATCGACCCCGATGTTGCGCCCAAGGGCAAGCATACGTTGTTTTTGTGGGGCCAATATCACCCCTATGAATTAAGCAACGGCGAAGATTGGGATAGCATTGCCGAGCGCGAGGCCGACAAATTACTCGAAGTCGTTTATCGTTATGCCCCCAATATGCGCGGCAAAATTAGCAACCGCTATGTGCAAACGCCGTTAACTCTGGAGCGCACCTTTGGTATGCTACGTGGCAACGTGATGCATGTCGAAATGTCATTTGATCAGATGTTTGCCTTTCGCCCACTGCCTGAGCTTTCCGAATATCGCGTGACTGGGATCAAAGGCTTGTATTTGACTGGAGCCAGCACTCATCCTGGTGGCGGCGTATTTGCGGCCTCAGGCTACAACACCGCCCAAACCGTGCTCAAAGATCGCCAGCCATCACGCCAATGGGTTGGCTGGACACTCGGGGCGGCAGCCGCCTTGGGTGTGGTGGCTTGGGCCAAGAAAAAATAA
- a CDS encoding metal-dependent hydrolase: MPTIFSHVAPALVVGLALGRDRISRPLLIWASIAAISPDFDGISFWLDIPRGTLLSHRGFTHSIGFATIIASVGAFFAPRLGCKRWVAGLTLFLAVLSHPLYDMLTNGGSGVALWWPFSSQRVFFDWRPIAVAPISAARLFSARGWNVLLSELTWIWLPWLGIGLMLAWLRQRYDTSKAQIHA; the protein is encoded by the coding sequence ATGCCAACAATATTTAGCCATGTTGCCCCTGCTTTGGTGGTTGGTTTGGCGCTTGGTCGCGACCGAATCAGCCGCCCATTATTAATTTGGGCTTCAATTGCGGCAATTAGCCCTGATTTTGATGGAATTAGCTTTTGGCTAGACATACCACGTGGCACATTATTGAGCCATCGTGGTTTTACTCATTCGATTGGTTTTGCCACAATTATTGCCAGTGTGGGCGCATTTTTCGCGCCACGTTTGGGATGCAAACGCTGGGTGGCTGGTTTAACCCTGTTTTTGGCGGTGCTGAGCCACCCACTGTACGACATGCTCACCAATGGCGGGAGTGGGGTGGCCTTATGGTGGCCCTTCAGCAGCCAGCGAGTCTTTTTTGATTGGCGGCCAATTGCCGTAGCTCCAATCAGCGCAGCACGACTTTTTTCTGCGCGGGGCTGGAATGTCTTGCTTTCTGAATTAACCTGGATTTGGCTGCCATGGCTGGGCATTGGCCTGATGTTGGCTTGGCTGCGGCAGCGCTATGATACGTCCAAAGCCCAAATCCATGCGTAG